A single region of the Devosia sp. FJ2-5-3 genome encodes:
- a CDS encoding metalloregulator ArsR/SmtB family transcription factor, giving the protein MPRRRTDEPAVPLPEDNTITVIAETFRLLGDPTRLKIVLTCLEGPIAVGDIAKATGASQSLVSHHLRLLRAARLVRGTRRNKQVFYEAADAHIANILADMVAHSLEEHEDDEG; this is encoded by the coding sequence ATGCCCAGACGCCGAACCGACGAGCCAGCCGTGCCCCTGCCCGAGGACAATACCATCACCGTGATTGCCGAGACCTTTCGGCTGCTGGGTGACCCGACGCGCCTCAAAATCGTCCTAACCTGTCTCGAGGGCCCGATTGCCGTCGGCGACATTGCCAAGGCGACCGGGGCCAGCCAGTCCCTGGTGAGCCACCATCTGCGCCTCTTGCGCGCCGCAAGGCTGGTGCGCGGCACGCGGCGCAACAAGCAGGTGTTCTACGAGGCCGCAGACGCCCACATCGCCAACATATTGGCCGATATGGTGGCCCATTCCCTGGAAGAGCACGAGGACGACGAGGGGTAA
- a CDS encoding ABC transporter ATP-binding protein encodes MTDMPGRRPPPIPDKTPTFRERLDNLRHLGRLVAQIWRTSRWLTSATVVLRLIAALQPVAVLYAAKLIVDEVVRLTGIAAPGPDFIDWWNSGLLTPVLWLLVLEFSLVFANDIIARATGLVDSILSELHSNQVSIELMAHAARLDLMHFESAEYQDRLERARRQAAGRNALLSQMFGQAQDIITVLTLAGGLFFYAPWLILLLPLSFIPSIWGETRFNTLAYMLSRWRTPERREIEYIRHIGASAETAKEVKLFGLGDYLIDRFRTLARQIFLENRRISILRASWGAVFAGIASLAYYAAYGYIVWRTITGEFTLGDLAFLSGSFLRLNGLFQRILLGFTQIAGQSLYLDDLFSFFEIEPTVLAPASPRPFPAPIRQEIAFENVGFRYPETESWVVRNLSFTLAAGETLALVGENGAGKTTIAKLLTRLYDPSEGRITIDGIDLKEMDPRDIHAHVGVIFQDFIRYSFTARDNIGVGRIEAREDQERIDLAAEQSLADSVIAKLPKGYDQQLGRLFKQGRDLSGGEWQKVAIARAYMRDAELIILDEPTAALDAKAEAEVFARFKNLAHGKSAVIISHRFSTVRMADRILVLDNGAILEAGTHEELLERAGRYAELFEMQAAGYR; translated from the coding sequence ATGACCGACATGCCCGGGCGCCGCCCGCCCCCAATTCCCGACAAGACTCCGACATTCCGCGAGCGCCTCGACAATCTGCGCCATCTGGGGCGGCTCGTCGCCCAGATCTGGCGCACCAGCCGATGGCTGACCAGCGCAACGGTGGTGCTGCGACTGATCGCGGCGCTGCAACCCGTGGCCGTGCTCTATGCAGCCAAGCTGATCGTTGATGAAGTGGTGCGCCTGACCGGTATCGCCGCGCCGGGGCCGGACTTTATCGACTGGTGGAATTCGGGCCTCTTGACCCCGGTGCTCTGGTTGCTGGTGCTGGAATTCTCGCTGGTCTTTGCCAATGACATCATCGCGCGGGCAACGGGACTGGTGGATTCGATCCTCTCCGAACTCCATTCCAACCAGGTCAGCATCGAGCTCATGGCCCATGCTGCCCGGCTCGATCTCATGCATTTCGAGAGCGCCGAATATCAGGACCGGCTGGAGCGGGCTCGGCGACAGGCGGCCGGCCGAAATGCGCTGCTCAGCCAGATGTTCGGCCAGGCGCAGGACATCATCACCGTACTGACCCTGGCGGGTGGCCTCTTCTTCTACGCGCCCTGGCTGATCCTGCTGCTGCCGCTGAGCTTTATTCCCTCGATCTGGGGGGAAACGCGGTTCAACACGCTGGCCTATATGCTCAGCCGCTGGCGCACCCCTGAGCGCCGCGAGATCGAATATATCCGCCATATCGGCGCCAGCGCTGAAACGGCCAAGGAGGTGAAACTCTTTGGGCTCGGTGATTATCTCATCGACCGTTTCCGCACGCTGGCCCGGCAGATCTTTCTCGAAAACCGGCGCATTTCCATTTTGCGCGCCAGCTGGGGCGCCGTATTCGCCGGCATTGCCAGCCTCGCCTATTACGCCGCCTATGGTTACATCGTCTGGCGCACCATTACCGGGGAATTCACCCTGGGCGACCTGGCCTTCCTCTCCGGCTCGTTCCTGCGCCTCAATGGGCTCTTCCAGCGCATCCTCCTCGGCTTCACCCAGATCGCCGGGCAATCCCTCTATCTCGACGATCTCTTTTCCTTCTTCGAGATCGAGCCGACGGTTTTGGCGCCCGCATCCCCAAGACCCTTTCCCGCGCCGATCCGGCAGGAGATCGCCTTCGAAAATGTCGGTTTCCGCTATCCCGAAACGGAAAGCTGGGTGGTGCGCAACCTCTCCTTCACCCTTGCGGCCGGCGAAACACTGGCCCTGGTTGGGGAAAACGGGGCGGGCAAGACGACGATCGCCAAGCTTCTGACCCGGCTTTACGACCCCAGCGAAGGCCGCATCACCATTGACGGCATCGATCTCAAGGAGATGGACCCCAGGGATATCCATGCCCATGTCGGCGTGATCTTCCAGGATTTCATCCGCTATTCCTTCACCGCCCGCGACAATATCGGGGTGGGGCGCATCGAGGCACGCGAGGACCAAGAGCGCATCGACCTCGCCGCCGAGCAGAGCCTTGCCGACAGCGTCATCGCAAAGCTGCCCAAGGGCTATGACCAGCAATTGGGGCGCCTCTTCAAGCAGGGCCGCGACCTTTCGGGTGGAGAATGGCAGAAAGTGGCCATCGCCCGCGCCTATATGCGCGATGCCGAACTGATCATTCTCGACGAGCCGACCGCCGCGCTCGACGCCAAGGCGGAGGCCGAAGTCTTCGCGCGCTTCAAGAATTTGGCGCATGGCAAGTCGGCCGTGATCATCTCGCACCGGTTCTCGACCGTGCGCATGGCCGACCGCATCCTCGTGCTCGACAATGGCGCCATTCTGGAAGCCGGCACGCATGAAGAATTGCTCGAAAGGGCCGGACGCTATGCCGAACTGTTCGAAATGCAAGCGGCGGGATATCGCTGA
- a CDS encoding pyrimidine 5'-nucleotidase: protein MNSSAPRLDHITDWVFDLDNTLYPRECNLFAQVDIRITHYVMDVTKLEFDAARRLQKDYYRDFGTTLNGLMTQHRIDPDHFLNTVHAIDYSPVMPHPELIAAIRDLPGRKLILTNGDTGHARNVLKKLGGDDLFEHVHDIRAMTFVPKPHRQAYDGFFARYDIDPTRAAMFDDLEKNLIVPHEQGMATVQVVAAEGFAHDQVEAWELDQAAGPHVHHVTADLAGFLRALR from the coding sequence ATGAACAGTTCTGCGCCGCGCCTCGATCATATCACCGACTGGGTTTTCGACCTCGACAACACGCTCTATCCGCGAGAGTGCAACCTCTTCGCGCAGGTGGATATCCGCATTACCCATTATGTGATGGACGTCACAAAACTCGAGTTCGACGCAGCTCGGCGGCTGCAGAAGGACTATTACCGGGATTTCGGCACCACGCTGAACGGGCTGATGACACAGCACCGGATAGACCCCGACCACTTTCTCAACACCGTCCATGCCATCGACTATTCGCCGGTGATGCCGCATCCCGAACTGATCGCGGCGATCCGCGATTTGCCTGGGCGCAAGCTGATCCTGACCAATGGCGACACCGGCCACGCCCGCAATGTGCTGAAAAAGCTGGGCGGCGATGATCTGTTCGAGCATGTGCACGATATCCGCGCCATGACCTTCGTGCCCAAGCCGCACCGCCAGGCCTATGACGGCTTTTTCGCGCGCTACGACATCGACCCAACCCGCGCAGCCATGTTCGACGATCTGGAGAAAAACCTCATCGTGCCGCACGAACAAGGCATGGCGACGGTGCAGGTCGTCGCGGCGGAAGGCTTTGCCCATGACCAGGTCGAAGCCTGGGAACTGGACCAGGCCGCGGGCCCGCATGTGCACCATGTCACGGCCGATCTTGCCGGCTTCCTGCGGGCGCTGCGATAG